The segment AAACTCATGGAACAATCTTCCAATCAATCCGCCCATGAACAGCAATGGAATGAACACTGCCACCAACGACAGGCTCATGGACACCACTGTGAAACCAATCTGTCGCGCCCCCTTCAATGCCGCCACCATCGTCCGGTCGCCCTGCTCGATGAACCGAAATACGTTCTCAATCACCACAATCGCATCGTCCACCACAAACCCAACGGAAATGGTAATCGCCATCAGCGACAAGTTATCCAGGCTGTAGCCGAACAAATACATAAACCCGAAAGTTCCAGCCAGCGCGAGCGGCACCGTGATGCTGGCAATAAAGGTCGGCCAAAACCGGCGTAAAAATAAAAAGATCACCATCACCACCAACGCGATGCTTAGGAGCAGAGAGAATTGCACCTCCTCAACCGAGGCGCGAATGGTCGTGGTACGATCGCTAATGAGCCGGATCTTTACCGAAGGCGGTATCCATCGCTCCAGTTCCGGCAGCACCGCCTTGATCCGATCCACTGTTTCGATCACATTCGCATCGGGTTGCTTGAACACGATGACCAGCACCGCCCGATTGGTTCCTGCCCAACCTCCCACGCGCTCGTTCTCAACCCCTTCGAAAACCTTGCCCAGGGAACTTAACTTGATCGGGACATTGCTTTTGGTTGTCAGGATGAGAGATTGATAGTCCCCGGCATCCAGCAATTGATCATTGCTCTCAAGGGTGTAGCTGTCCCGCTCCCCATCAATGCTCCCCTTCGGCAAATCCACATTCACCTGGGAAAGATAGGTGCGCACATCTTCCAGTCCCATGCCAGTTGAAGCCAGCGCTGCCGGATTTACCTGCACTCGCACGGCGGATTTATCCGCGCCGCTGATGACCGCCTGGCTGACTCCCTCCACCTGACTTAACCGCTGCGCAATAATCGTGTCCGCCGCTTCATAAACATCGGTGGGCTTTAACGTGTCGGACGTCATCGCCAGAATCATGATCGGCGCATCGGCCGGGTTGACTTTCCGGTACGTGGGCGGGCTGGGCAGGTTGATGGGCAGATCACTCGCCGCCGCGCTGATCGCCGCCGCCACATCCCGCGCCGCTCCATCCACCTTCCGGTCCAGGTTGAATTGAATCGTCACCGAGGCGCCACCCAATGTGCTGATGGAGGTCATTTCGGAAACGCCTGCAATCTGCCCCAACCGCTTCTCCAGGGGTGCTGCCAGGGAGGACGCCACTGTCGCCGGGTCAGCGCCGGGCAGCGAAGCCGAAACCTGGATCATCGGAAAATCAACCCGCGGAATGGGCGCCACGGGCAATAATTTATAAGCCACAATCCCGAGCAGAAACAACCCGATGGCCAGCAGGGATGTCCCCACGGGTCTTCGTATAAATGGCTCGGAAATACTCATTGCTTCTCTGGATTGCTGCCACCCACTGCAACCGGCTTCAACCCACCCGCCGCCAGCGCCTCCTCGCCGCTCGGCACGCCATGTCGCGCCCGCCACCTCTGGACTCGGGCGCCAAATCTATCCAGATACAGGTAAATGACCGGCGTGGTGTAAAGCGTCAAAAATTGCGAGACCAACAATCCGCCCACAATGGCGATACCCATCGGCTTGCGCAATTCCGAGCCCGTCCCGTTGCCCAACGCCAGCGGCAGCGCTCCCAACAGCGCAGCCATGGTGGTCATCATGATCGGCCTGAACCGCAGCAGGCACGCCTTGTATATGGACTCCTCAGGCGGCAACTTTTCATCGCGCTCCGCCTCCAGGGCAAAGTCAATCATCATGATCGCGTTCTTTTTCACAATCCCGATGAGCAGAATAATCCCAATCAACGCAATCAATGAGAGGTCCATGCCGAAGATCAACAGCGCCAGCAACGCACCCACCCCGGCTGAAGGCAGCGTGGACAGAATGGTAATCGGGTGAATATAACTTTCATAAAGCACCCCCAGCACAATGTAGATGACCACCACCGCCGCCAAAATCAGAAAAGGCTCACTCTTCAAGGAACTGCGGAACTCTGCCGCACTCCCCGAAAACGTTGGCACCACGGTCTCCGGCAGGCCAATGTCTTTCTCCGCCTGCTGAATCGCCTTCACCGCCGCACCCAGTGAACCGCCGGGACTCAGATTGAACGACAGCGTCACCGCCGGGAACTGCCCCTCATGCGTAATCGCCAACGGCGCAGTCCTCGTTTGCACCTGCGCAAAGGCGCTCAATGGCACCATCTGCCCGGTGGTTGATTTTACGTAAATCTTTTCGAGCGATGCCGGCGTCAGTTGAAAGCCCGGCTCAGCTTCGAGCACCACCCGATACTGTGTCAACTGTGTGAATATGGTCGACACCTGCCGCTGCCCGAACGCGTCGTATAATGTGTCGTCAATGGCCTGCGGAATGATGTTGTAACGCGAGGCTTTATTGCGATCCACGTTGATGCTCGCCTGCAACCCGCCCGTCTGTTGATCTGAAGCCACGTCCGCCAACTCCGGCAGATCGCGCAATTTTTCCAGCAGCTTGGGCGCCCATTCCCCCAGTTCAGCCTCGTCGGCATCCTCCAACGTGTACTGATACTGTGTCCGGCTCACCCGGCTGTCGATTTGCACGTCCTGCACGGATTGCATGAAGAGCGAGATGCCCTGGATGTCTTTTGTCGCTTCGCGCAGCCGACTGATGACCTCATTCGCACCGGCTTTGCGCTCGTCGCGCGGCTTGAGGTTGATATACAGCCGCCCGCTGTTCACGGTTGCGTTCACCGAGCCGCCCCCCACAAAGGAAGCCACGCTCACCACGTCCGGATCCCTGGCCACGATATCCGCAACCTCCCGCTGCTTCGCCACCATCGCCTTGAATGAAA is part of the Pedosphaera parvula Ellin514 genome and harbors:
- a CDS encoding efflux RND transporter permease subunit, with the translated sequence MSISEPFIRRPVGTSLLAIGLFLLGIVAYKLLPVAPIPRVDFPMIQVSASLPGADPATVASSLAAPLEKRLGQIAGVSEMTSISTLGGASVTIQFNLDRKVDGAARDVAAAISAAASDLPINLPSPPTYRKVNPADAPIMILAMTSDTLKPTDVYEAADTIIAQRLSQVEGVSQAVISGADKSAVRVQVNPAALASTGMGLEDVRTYLSQVNVDLPKGSIDGERDSYTLESNDQLLDAGDYQSLILTTKSNVPIKLSSLGKVFEGVENERVGGWAGTNRAVLVIVFKQPDANVIETVDRIKAVLPELERWIPPSVKIRLISDRTTTIRASVEEVQFSLLLSIALVVMVIFLFLRRFWPTFIASITVPLALAGTFGFMYLFGYSLDNLSLMAITISVGFVVDDAIVVIENVFRFIEQGDRTMVAALKGARQIGFTVVSMSLSLVAVFIPLLFMGGLIGRLFHEF